One Deinococcus betulae DNA segment encodes these proteins:
- a CDS encoding M1 family aminopeptidase, with protein sequence MTPANWQDIWLSEGFATYFEDLWVARDAASLKQRVLTRLNKAQASRMPAPYVTLRHDLFAPRVYQRGALVLHALRATVGDAAFQRFLRGYYQRFAYKNVSTPDFIRAAAELTGKPSVTLMLQRWIYDAVMPPFPKS encoded by the coding sequence GTGACGCCCGCCAACTGGCAGGACATCTGGCTGAGTGAAGGCTTTGCCACCTACTTTGAAGACCTGTGGGTCGCGCGGGACGCCGCCAGCCTCAAGCAGCGAGTGCTGACACGCTTGAATAAGGCTCAGGCGTCCCGCATGCCTGCACCGTACGTGACTCTCCGTCATGACCTCTTCGCGCCGCGCGTCTACCAACGGGGCGCTCTGGTGCTGCACGCCTTACGGGCTACCGTAGGCGACGCGGCCTTTCAGCGCTTTCTACGCGGCTATTACCAGCGCTTTGCGTACAAAAATGTCAGCACGCCAGACTTCATTCGCGCGGCTGCGGAACTGACCGGTAAGCCCAGCGTCACGCTGATGCTGCAGCGCTGGATTTACGATGCGGTGATGCCGCCGTTTCCAAAATCTTAG